A single genomic interval of Azospirillum sp. TSA2s harbors:
- a CDS encoding FTR1 family protein → MYGNVIFVVWRESVEALLVVGILNAWLAVNAPEARRARVFLWSGALAGLVVAAALGGAFVALADVLSDTALGIFRTAMVLVAAGLILQMVVWMRRNGRTMKRDLEGALGEAVTTENWWGVFTLALIALTREGSEAVVFLYGILSADLGDGRLPAIGAGVLGLLAAFATYALLQLGSHRLSWKVFFRVTETILLLLACALVVSGVDGLIDLDVLPVLSRRLWDSSWLLSDGGSFGGLVAGLTGYRARPVLTELLAFIAYWSFVLWLIARPRQQRIVAA, encoded by the coding sequence ATGTACGGAAACGTAATCTTCGTGGTGTGGCGGGAAAGCGTCGAGGCGCTTCTCGTCGTCGGCATCCTCAACGCCTGGCTTGCGGTCAATGCGCCGGAGGCTCGCCGGGCCCGCGTCTTTTTGTGGTCGGGTGCCCTGGCCGGCCTCGTCGTCGCCGCAGCGCTCGGCGGGGCCTTCGTCGCCTTGGCGGATGTCCTTTCCGACACCGCCCTCGGAATTTTCCGCACAGCCATGGTCCTGGTCGCCGCCGGCCTGATCCTGCAGATGGTGGTGTGGATGCGACGCAATGGCCGCACCATGAAGCGCGATCTCGAAGGGGCGCTGGGAGAGGCGGTGACCACCGAAAATTGGTGGGGCGTCTTCACCCTGGCGCTCATCGCGTTGACCCGCGAGGGCTCGGAGGCGGTGGTCTTCCTTTACGGCATCCTTTCCGCCGATCTCGGGGATGGGCGCTTGCCTGCCATCGGTGCGGGAGTTCTCGGTCTTCTCGCCGCCTTCGCCACCTACGCCCTGCTTCAACTCGGCAGTCATCGCCTGTCCTGGAAGGTCTTCTTCCGCGTCACCGAGACGATACTCCTGCTTTTGGCCTGTGCGCTGGTCGTCTCCGGCGTCGACGGCCTGATCGATCTCGACGTCCTGCCCGTGCTTTCGCGCCGGCTTTGGGACAGTTCGTGGCTTCTGTCCGACGGCGGATCCTTCGGCGGCCTGGTCGCCGGTCTCACCGGATATCGTGCCCGCCCAGTCCTGACGGAGCTTCTCGCCTTTATCGCTTACTGGAGCTTTGTGCTATGGCTGATTGCACGACCCCGTCAGCAACGCATCGTGGCGGCCTGA
- a CDS encoding cupredoxin domain-containing protein, translating to MSGAVLTLAGAVSGLPGQAHAADPVFRIVFEDGKMTPLRIEVPADTRIELQLVNAGKTPAEFESLPLRKEKVIAPGVTTDMVIKGLDPGEYPFFDDFHPDAPPAVLIAK from the coding sequence CTGTCCGGTGCGGTCCTGACCCTGGCCGGGGCCGTTTCCGGGCTTCCCGGCCAGGCGCATGCGGCCGATCCCGTCTTCAGGATCGTCTTCGAGGACGGCAAGATGACACCCCTGCGCATCGAAGTCCCGGCCGACACGCGGATCGAACTGCAACTCGTCAACGCCGGCAAGACGCCGGCCGAGTTCGAGAGCCTGCCGCTGCGCAAGGAGAAGGTCATCGCTCCGGGGGTGACCACGGACATGGTGATCAAGGGGCTCGATCCCGGCGAATACCCGTTCTTCGACGACTTCCATCCCGACGCGCCGCCTGCGGTGCTGATCGCCAAGTAA
- a CDS encoding iron transporter, with protein sequence MMLRTTVLASVLLMGTALSASAKEYPVGKPQTQEGLDVAAVYLQPIEMEPAGMMRPAADSDVHLEADIKATKDNRNGFAKGDWVPDLVVEYTLTKDGAEVAKGLFMPMVANDGPHYGDNVKMAGNGKYQLILKISPPSANQHVHFGRHVDKETGVAPWFKPFEAKYDFVYAGTGKKGGY encoded by the coding sequence ATGATGCTTAGAACCACAGTGCTTGCTTCGGTCCTCCTCATGGGAACCGCATTATCCGCCTCGGCGAAGGAATACCCCGTCGGCAAGCCGCAGACCCAGGAGGGTCTCGACGTCGCAGCCGTCTATCTGCAGCCCATCGAGATGGAGCCGGCCGGCATGATGCGGCCGGCGGCAGACAGCGACGTCCATCTGGAAGCCGACATCAAGGCCACCAAGGATAACAGGAACGGCTTTGCCAAAGGCGACTGGGTTCCCGATCTGGTCGTCGAATACACGCTAACGAAGGACGGTGCGGAGGTGGCCAAGGGTCTCTTCATGCCGATGGTCGCCAACGACGGCCCGCACTACGGCGACAACGTCAAGATGGCCGGGAATGGCAAGTATCAGCTGATCCTCAAGATTTCTCCGCCGTCGGCGAACCAGCACGTCCATTTCGGCCGCCATGTGGACAAGGAGACCGGTGTCGCTCCCTGGTTCAAACCCTTCGAAGCAAAATACGACTTCGTCTATGCCGGCACGGGTAAAAAAGGTGGTTATTAA
- a CDS encoding phosphatase PAP2 family protein, whose protein sequence is MLALLTVVSGCLLMFLWLAGEVTEGDTGVFDRTILLAFRNAADPTRPLGPIWLETLARDITSLGSTTVLTIMTLFMIGLLLLLRARLEALQVIGAMGGGSLLNTVLKHLFDRQRPDLLPHVVEAMNASFPSGHATMSTVAYLILGTALTRLSLARLVKVYILCGAVSLPLLIGLSRIYLGVHWPTDVLAGWCLGASWALLWWMVLRWLRRDNSTAPKEDSTSPFRR, encoded by the coding sequence ATGCTCGCACTTCTGACAGTGGTGTCCGGTTGCTTACTCATGTTTCTCTGGTTGGCTGGTGAGGTCACCGAGGGTGACACCGGTGTTTTCGATCGGACGATTTTGCTGGCCTTCCGCAACGCCGCTGACCCTACCCGTCCGCTCGGACCGATTTGGCTGGAAACGTTGGCCCGAGACATCACAAGCCTGGGAAGCACCACGGTCCTGACGATCATGACACTGTTCATGATCGGCCTTCTTTTGCTCCTTCGCGCCCGATTGGAGGCCCTCCAGGTCATTGGTGCGATGGGTGGAGGTTCGCTGCTGAACACAGTGCTGAAGCATTTGTTCGACCGGCAACGACCGGATTTGCTGCCGCACGTGGTGGAAGCCATGAACGCGAGCTTTCCGAGCGGTCATGCCACGATGTCGACCGTTGCCTACCTGATATTGGGTACCGCACTGACACGGCTCTCCCTGGCACGTTTGGTCAAGGTTTACATTCTGTGCGGGGCCGTTTCCCTGCCGCTGTTGATTGGGCTGAGCCGCATCTATCTGGGAGTCCATTGGCCGACCGACGTGCTTGCCGGTTGGTGCCTTGGCGCAAGTTGGGCACTGCTATGGTGGATGGTGCTGCGGTGGCTTCGGCGCGACAATTCGACCGCACCGAAAGAAGACAGCACGTCACCATTTCGGCGGTGA
- a CDS encoding ABC transporter ATP-binding protein — MITPGRTSVYRSDVPFLKIRDLAINIGDTPVLHAVSLSVRPGEVVGLLGPNGAGKTTTMAAALGLLPKRSGETRLFDQDPSIAGPAIRRRVGILPDRHGFYDWMTALDYLTLFANLYGSPLTPQTATDLLDRVGLAPHRRQPIGAFSHGMRQRLGLARALVPIPKLLLLDERTNGLDPQGRRTIHDILVSLALQGVGILLCTHLLDDVERLCHRIALIVEGRTVAEGKIEELLHTHAFDRRFRLRLGMTP, encoded by the coding sequence ATGATAACACCCGGGCGGACCAGCGTGTACCGATCAGATGTACCATTCCTCAAGATTCGAGATTTGGCGATCAACATCGGCGACACACCCGTTCTTCACGCCGTCTCTCTCAGCGTACGACCTGGAGAGGTTGTCGGACTGCTTGGCCCGAATGGGGCGGGAAAGACAACCACCATGGCTGCTGCACTTGGCCTGCTGCCAAAGCGGTCCGGGGAGACACGCCTATTTGATCAGGATCCAAGTATAGCCGGGCCAGCCATCCGAAGACGAGTGGGCATTTTGCCTGATCGACATGGCTTCTATGACTGGATGACGGCCCTGGATTACCTTACCTTATTCGCCAACCTTTATGGGTCCCCCTTGACTCCGCAAACAGCAACGGACTTGCTTGACCGCGTCGGGTTGGCACCACATCGTCGACAGCCCATCGGTGCATTTTCACATGGCATGCGGCAGCGCCTGGGCCTCGCCCGAGCTCTGGTTCCAATTCCAAAACTGCTGCTGCTCGACGAACGAACCAATGGCCTCGACCCTCAGGGGCGGCGAACAATCCATGACATCCTGGTCAGTCTCGCCCTGCAAGGGGTCGGAATACTGTTGTGTACACACCTCCTCGATGATGTCGAAAGACTGTGCCACCGCATCGCACTGATCGTCGAAGGGCGCACCGTGGCAGAAGGGAAGATCGAGGAGTTGCTGCATACGCATGCGTTCGATCGGCGTTTCCGCTTGCGGCTGGGGATGACGCCATAG
- a CDS encoding transposase has product MSTLDLTLDQEPVRVRRMEVITGDVGRRTWLSEEKARILAEAAVPGVVVSEVARRHGLRPQQGFGWRREARAANRFQEEGLVFAPVVLDTTPPPAAPKGFPAIEVQIGDTVVRVPAGMDSATVKAVLRAVRASR; this is encoded by the coding sequence GTGTCTACGCTCGACCTTACGCTTGACCAGGAGCCCGTGCGGGTGCGCCGGATGGAGGTGATCACGGGCGATGTAGGGCGCCGGACCTGGTTGTCAGAGGAGAAGGCGCGGATCCTGGCTGAGGCGGCGGTCCCCGGGGTCGTGGTCTCCGAAGTGGCCCGGCGTCACGGATTGCGGCCCCAGCAGGGGTTCGGCTGGCGCCGGGAAGCGCGTGCCGCCAACCGCTTCCAGGAAGAGGGGTTGGTGTTTGCGCCGGTGGTGCTGGACACCACGCCGCCCCCGGCCGCGCCGAAGGGATTTCCGGCCATCGAAGTGCAGATCGGCGATACGGTGGTGCGCGTGCCGGCCGGCATGGACAGCGCCACCGTCAAGGCGGTGCTGCGCGCGGTGAGGGCGTCGCGGTGA
- the tnpB gene encoding IS66 family insertion sequence element accessory protein TnpB (TnpB, as the term is used for proteins encoded by IS66 family insertion elements, is considered an accessory protein, since TnpC, encoded by a neighboring gene, is a DDE family transposase.) — protein MIGIEGAVRVLVAAKLVDFRKGMDGLAALVQQQLGADPFSGVVYVFRSKRADRVKLLHWDGTGLVLIAKRLEAGQFRWPAIRDGVIRLTPAQLSALVEGLDWTRMRGVRVPRPTSAG, from the coding sequence GTGATCGGCATCGAGGGCGCGGTGCGGGTTCTTGTCGCCGCCAAGCTGGTCGATTTCCGCAAGGGCATGGATGGTTTGGCCGCCCTGGTGCAGCAGCAACTGGGGGCGGATCCCTTCAGCGGGGTCGTCTACGTCTTCCGCTCCAAGCGAGCCGATCGGGTCAAGCTCCTGCACTGGGACGGCACCGGACTGGTTCTCATCGCGAAGAGATTGGAGGCCGGCCAGTTCCGCTGGCCAGCGATCCGCGACGGCGTGATCCGGCTGACCCCGGCTCAGCTCTCAGCGCTCGTCGAGGGTCTGGACTGGACCCGGATGCGGGGCGTGCGGGTGCCGCGGCCGACGTCCGCCGGCTGA
- a CDS encoding response regulator, with the protein MHDSAHVLLAEDENLVAMVVAEILESEGFRVTVTHNGLAAIEADAADPADLLLTDMRMPGMDDEALIRTIRQRRPDLPVVVTTGYSEQIPDEEPGRLMDLRKPYSLSALVPVITVLLSRRTGSAS; encoded by the coding sequence ATGCACGACTCCGCTCATGTTCTGCTGGCTGAGGACGAGAATCTGGTTGCCATGGTGGTGGCCGAAATTCTGGAGTCCGAGGGATTTCGGGTCACTGTCACGCACAATGGACTGGCTGCCATCGAGGCCGACGCAGCCGATCCGGCTGACCTCCTGCTCACCGACATGCGGATGCCAGGGATGGATGACGAGGCGTTGATCCGGACCATCCGGCAGCGGCGCCCCGACCTGCCGGTAGTCGTCACCACCGGCTACAGCGAGCAGATTCCGGACGAGGAGCCGGGACGGCTGATGGACCTTCGCAAGCCTTATTCCTTATCCGCGCTGGTCCCAGTGATCACCGTCCTGCTGTCCAGGCGGACGGGGTCGGCCTCCTGA
- a CDS encoding strawberry notch C-terminal domain-containing protein: protein MRNTRFDRVPTFRTICALSCSDPLGRTHRSDQAQAPEYILVTTNLRGQLRFITSIARRLGALGALTKGQRDTGSQGLMSERDNLEGEYGTAAINQIILELHIGSSVAGLTMAEFERKLGLRLTDKEGNLTRNSFPPVRQFLNRLLALKVADQNALFDEFQDRLDEQVQAAIDAGVYNQGVEEYRADRIEVVSPPRTVYVEPSSKAETYYVHLRAWHRRTPRSFHAVADGRMGGKKREVTGFVREIATGAVFAVATARARTDDAGSVIAQVRLIGPYSERFEEARNLSSAKAFAILSSSEAETLWLEQARATKELQGYDLNLICGVLLPVWDRLDAGGRVFRVIDETGAQYLGRLIHPGRVRSTLAKLGADLNTAWTPEEAIDAVLTDVRLDLVNGWKLKRARVNGEYRIEVVGFQPSDIKRLADLGCRREIVQYATRFFVPTADASVMTALLRVAPVAEDDADAAEAA from the coding sequence TTGCGGAACACACGTTTTGACCGTGTTCCCACATTCCGGACAATCTGCGCACTTTCGTGTAGTGACCCCCTGGGGCGCACCCACCGCTCCGATCAAGCGCAGGCCCCGGAATACATCTTGGTCACGACCAATCTTCGCGGCCAACTGCGGTTTATTACGTCCATCGCCCGCCGGCTGGGGGCGCTTGGCGCTCTCACGAAGGGGCAGCGCGACACCGGCAGCCAAGGGCTGATGTCGGAGCGGGACAATCTGGAAGGCGAGTACGGCACGGCGGCAATCAATCAGATCATCCTCGAACTGCACATTGGAAGCTCGGTTGCCGGGCTCACCATGGCTGAGTTTGAGCGCAAGCTGGGGCTCCGCCTGACCGATAAGGAAGGGAACCTCACTCGCAACAGCTTCCCTCCGGTGCGTCAATTCCTCAACCGCCTGTTGGCGTTGAAGGTGGCCGACCAGAACGCGCTCTTTGATGAGTTCCAAGATCGCCTTGATGAGCAAGTTCAGGCCGCGATTGATGCCGGGGTCTATAACCAGGGCGTCGAGGAATACCGGGCAGATCGCATCGAAGTGGTGAGCCCGCCGCGGACCGTGTACGTCGAGCCGTCGTCCAAGGCGGAAACCTACTACGTTCACCTCCGGGCATGGCACCGCCGCACGCCCCGTTCCTTCCATGCCGTTGCCGACGGACGGATGGGTGGCAAGAAGCGGGAGGTTACCGGCTTTGTCCGCGAGATCGCCACGGGGGCGGTGTTCGCGGTCGCCACGGCCCGCGCCCGGACGGACGACGCAGGGAGCGTGATCGCACAAGTCCGGCTTATCGGCCCCTACTCGGAACGCTTCGAGGAAGCCCGTAATCTGTCATCCGCTAAGGCCTTCGCCATCCTGTCCAGCAGCGAGGCCGAAACCCTGTGGCTTGAACAGGCGAGGGCGACGAAGGAACTGCAAGGCTACGATCTGAACCTCATTTGCGGCGTTCTGCTCCCTGTCTGGGACCGCCTGGATGCCGGGGGCCGGGTCTTCCGCGTGATCGATGAAACGGGCGCTCAGTACCTTGGTCGCCTGATCCATCCCGGACGCGTGCGTTCCACCCTGGCGAAGCTGGGCGCCGATCTGAATACGGCCTGGACCCCGGAAGAGGCCATTGACGCGGTTCTTACCGATGTGCGGCTGGATCTGGTGAACGGGTGGAAGCTCAAGCGCGCCCGCGTCAACGGCGAGTATCGGATCGAGGTCGTCGGGTTCCAGCCGTCGGATATCAAGCGTCTGGCCGACCTTGGCTGCCGGCGCGAAATTGTCCAGTACGCGACGCGCTTTTTCGTCCCGACCGCCGATGCGTCGGTGATGACCGCGCTTCTCCGCGTAGCGCCGGTGGCTGAGGACGACGCCGACGCAGCGGAAGCGGCCTAA
- a CDS encoding error-prone DNA polymerase: MSAAEQARDPGGSTYAELQVTTHFSFLRGASSCEELFSRAAALGIPALGIVDRHSLAGIVRAHEAARQTGVRLVIGSRLDLTDGTALLLYPMDRAGYGRLCRLLTLGKSRAGKGACDLSWEDVADWAEGLLAILVPDEPDDRCARQLARLRHTFPGRCYVALTLRRRPGDVLRLHLLSELAAAHRVPTVMTNDVLYHAPERRIMQDIVTCIRKGCTIDSAGFRRERYADRFLQPPSEIARLFARHPEAVARTLEVVERCRFGLDELQYQYPEEVVIPGLTAQQSLERLTWEAAAQRYPNGAPEKVQAVLRHELRLIDQLGYAPYFLTVHSIVRFARSRGILCQGRGSAANSAVCYVLGITSIDPEKHNLLFERFVSAERREPPDIDVDFEHDRREIVIQWIYETYGRHRAALTAVVTRYRARGAVRDVGKVLGLTEDVTAALAGQIWAWSDEGVEEQHAKELNLNLKDRRLRLTLELAQQLMGTPRHLSQHPGGFVLTQDRLDELVPIEPAAMEDRQVIEWDKDDIDALRIMKVDILALGMLGCMRRAFELLEEHKGIRMDLAGIPAEDPATYAMIRRADTLGVFQIESRAQMAMLPRIKPRTFYDLVIQVAIVRPGPIQGDMVHPYLRRREGLEPVDYPTPELRAVLGSTLGVPLFQEQAMRVAIECAGFTPGEADQLRRAMATFKLTGGVSKFSSKLVDGMVARGYSREFAEGTFKQLEGFGSYGFPESHAASFALIAYASSWMKCHHPEVFTCALLNAQPMGFYAPAQIVRDARDHGVEVRPVDVNASRWDCTLEPVGQGRLAVRLGLRLVRGLANAAGAGIVAAREDRPYGDVEDLWRRAGVPVAALRQLAAADGFAGMGLTRREAAWAIRALRDEALPLFAAAGAAQEAVEPEVTLRPMSEGREVVEDYTMTGLSLRSHPVALLRQDLRGQGSITCADLPRARDGRRVTVSGLVLVRQRPGSANGVLFLTIEDETGIANIIVWKKLFEQQRRIILGASMLAVKGRVQIEGEVIHLIAEQLVDQTDLLRSVGSKEMPTQPAGRPARV, from the coding sequence CTTCGCGGGGCCAGCAGCTGCGAGGAGTTGTTCTCGCGGGCGGCGGCGCTGGGAATCCCCGCGCTGGGCATCGTCGATCGGCATTCGCTGGCGGGCATCGTCCGCGCCCACGAGGCGGCGCGGCAGACTGGCGTCCGGTTGGTCATCGGAAGCCGGCTTGACCTAACTGACGGTACGGCCCTGCTGCTGTATCCCATGGACCGGGCGGGCTACGGTCGGCTCTGCCGTCTGCTGACGCTCGGCAAAAGCAGGGCAGGGAAGGGGGCCTGCGATCTGTCCTGGGAGGACGTCGCCGATTGGGCCGAGGGCTTGCTGGCCATCCTGGTGCCGGATGAACCGGACGACCGCTGCGCCCGGCAACTGGCGCGGCTGCGCCATACCTTTCCCGGCCGGTGCTACGTGGCCCTGACGCTCCGCCGGCGACCGGGCGATGTCCTGCGGCTGCACCTGCTGTCAGAACTGGCCGCGGCCCACCGTGTGCCGACCGTGATGACCAACGACGTCCTCTATCACGCGCCGGAACGGCGCATCATGCAGGACATCGTCACCTGCATCCGCAAGGGCTGCACCATCGACAGCGCTGGGTTCCGGCGGGAGCGGTACGCCGACCGCTTCTTGCAGCCTCCGTCAGAAATCGCCCGCCTCTTTGCCCGGCACCCAGAAGCGGTGGCGCGGACGCTGGAGGTCGTGGAGCGATGCCGGTTCGGGCTGGACGAGTTGCAGTACCAATACCCGGAGGAGGTCGTGATTCCGGGGCTGACGGCGCAGCAGTCGCTGGAGCGGCTGACCTGGGAGGCGGCGGCACAGCGCTACCCAAATGGTGCCCCTGAGAAGGTGCAGGCGGTGCTCAGGCATGAACTGCGGCTGATCGACCAGCTTGGTTACGCACCCTATTTCCTGACCGTTCACAGCATCGTTCGCTTTGCCCGTTCCCGCGGCATCCTGTGCCAGGGCCGGGGGTCAGCCGCCAACTCAGCTGTCTGCTACGTGCTCGGCATCACCAGCATCGACCCAGAAAAGCACAACCTGCTCTTCGAGCGCTTCGTATCGGCAGAGCGCCGTGAACCGCCGGACATTGATGTCGATTTCGAGCACGACCGCCGTGAGATCGTCATCCAGTGGATCTACGAGACTTACGGCCGCCACCGTGCAGCTCTGACGGCGGTGGTCACCCGGTACAGGGCGCGTGGTGCCGTCCGCGACGTCGGCAAGGTGCTCGGGCTCACCGAAGACGTCACAGCGGCACTGGCAGGGCAGATTTGGGCTTGGTCGGATGAGGGTGTCGAGGAGCAGCACGCGAAGGAGCTGAACCTGAACCTCAAAGACCGGCGTCTGCGTCTGACGCTGGAGCTTGCCCAGCAACTGATGGGCACGCCCAGGCACCTGTCGCAGCACCCGGGCGGTTTCGTTCTCACGCAGGATCGGCTGGACGAACTCGTCCCCATTGAACCCGCGGCGATGGAGGACCGGCAGGTCATCGAATGGGACAAGGACGACATCGACGCGCTGAGGATCATGAAAGTCGACATCCTGGCGCTGGGGATGCTCGGCTGCATGCGCCGGGCCTTCGAGCTGCTGGAGGAGCACAAGGGCATCCGCATGGACTTGGCCGGCATCCCTGCCGAGGACCCGGCGACCTACGCGATGATCCGGCGGGCCGACACACTGGGCGTCTTCCAGATCGAAAGCCGGGCCCAGATGGCCATGCTCCCCCGCATCAAGCCGCGGACCTTCTACGATCTCGTCATCCAGGTGGCGATCGTCCGGCCCGGTCCGATCCAGGGCGACATGGTGCACCCCTACCTGCGCCGCCGTGAGGGGCTGGAGCCGGTGGACTATCCCACGCCGGAACTCAGGGCGGTCCTGGGATCGACGCTTGGCGTTCCGCTCTTCCAGGAGCAGGCGATGCGGGTGGCTATCGAGTGCGCCGGCTTCACCCCCGGCGAGGCCGACCAGCTGCGGCGGGCTATGGCCACCTTCAAGCTCACAGGTGGTGTCAGCAAATTTTCGAGTAAGCTGGTCGACGGCATGGTGGCGCGCGGCTACAGCCGGGAGTTCGCCGAGGGTACCTTCAAGCAGTTGGAGGGGTTCGGGTCATACGGTTTCCCGGAAAGCCACGCAGCGAGCTTTGCGCTGATCGCCTACGCCTCCTCCTGGATGAAGTGCCATCACCCTGAGGTCTTCACCTGCGCTCTCCTGAACGCTCAGCCCATGGGCTTCTATGCGCCGGCCCAAATTGTTCGGGATGCGCGCGACCACGGTGTCGAGGTCCGGCCGGTCGACGTCAACGCTTCACGTTGGGACTGCACGCTGGAGCCGGTGGGGCAGGGCAGGTTGGCCGTCCGCCTCGGACTCCGGCTGGTGAGAGGGTTGGCCAACGCCGCCGGCGCCGGGATCGTCGCCGCCCGCGAGGATCGTCCCTATGGCGACGTTGAGGACCTGTGGCGCCGGGCGGGTGTGCCGGTCGCGGCACTACGCCAGCTGGCGGCCGCCGATGGCTTCGCCGGTATGGGGCTTACGCGTCGAGAGGCTGCTTGGGCCATCCGGGCGCTCCGGGATGAGGCCCTGCCGCTCTTCGCGGCCGCCGGGGCTGCGCAAGAGGCGGTGGAGCCGGAGGTCACCCTCAGGCCCATGAGCGAGGGCAGGGAGGTGGTGGAGGATTACACGATGACGGGCTTGAGCCTGCGCAGTCATCCTGTTGCTCTCCTCCGCCAGGACCTGCGAGGGCAGGGCAGCATCACCTGCGCCGATCTCCCTCGCGCGCGGGACGGACGCAGGGTGACGGTGTCTGGCCTGGTGCTGGTCAGGCAGCGGCCGGGATCGGCCAACGGGGTGCTATTCCTGACGATTGAGGATGAAACCGGCATCGCCAACATCATCGTTTGGAAGAAGCTCTTCGAGCAGCAGCGCCGCATTATCCTGGGAGCCAGCATGCTGGCGGTGAAGGGCCGCGTGCAGATCGAGGGCGAGGTCATCCACCTGATCGCGGAGCAACTGGTCGATCAAACGGACCTACTGCGGTCGGTTGGAAGTAAGGAGATGCCGACGCAGCCTGCCGGCAGGCCTGCACGGGTGTAG